The following are from one region of the Odontesthes bonariensis isolate fOdoBon6 chromosome 12, fOdoBon6.hap1, whole genome shotgun sequence genome:
- the LOC142396129 gene encoding uncharacterized protein LOC142396129, with product MVLLLRVIISADQARRVQIEELPESVDALVDFIKEKLQLQGDFQLQFEDPEFQNARCDLSDISELPAERAVLHIKWKGHSAYEDPLERSQSLGSISSLDTASLSSSKGISPATSPSPSPTTSGNLRSASEWPCPFLIPALSLDVELKLRKGNEAYEKTKKSIDVTRDIKTDILDKLAHAAFAIKAYPQPHEVESIAVALITKYPCLRDVDGNGYDGWLGSIRNKFNNFRAKLRLAGCSDVSLNSKRKTDGETGPYTLKKAKRGEINHFPEHPNQQDDASLEQQRKLLVEASKKAKIDQKFIRETMEMTFSLRRRELVDDQPMVTEVQDRWPALFFKEQIDAEFFRITNKMLLTTFRAAVDEYTPKLLRLYRARKAAFGKAMEDVMAKLDDETSDILWHRKDAALRGLPVFLRDEPKELFRECLETDVDDVALQGVAVGILYVREDCGPGTSTRVQNIAVLLEERVVLQDLPDTPTALAYLFGLLYALNISYPKALKYTFETLQNIFMEIGPKCTQRVRSLKNKLAL from the exons ATG GTACTGTTGCTCAGAGTCATAATATCCGCTGATCAAGCAAGACGTGTCCAAATTGAAGAATTGCCAGAGTCTGTGGATGCGCTTGTGGAtttcataaaagaaaaactacaaCTTCAGGGGGATTTCCAATTGCAGTTTGAGGACCCTGAATTCCAAAATGCCCGCTGCGATTTGTCAGATATATCAGAACTTCCAGCTGAACGTGCAGTTCTACACATTAAGTGGAAAGGGCATTCAGCTTATGAAGATCCCTTGGAGCGATCACAGTCCCTTGGATCCATCTCGTCACTTGACACTGCAAGCTTAAGCTCCTCCAAAGGAATCTCACCTGCCACTTCACCCAGCCCCTCGCCCACCACCTCAGGAAATTTGCGCAGTGCGTCAGAGTGGCCCTGTCCATTCCTTATCCCCGCTCTGTCCCTTGATGTTGAGCTGAAGTTAAGAAAAGGCAATGAGGCATATGAGAAGACCAAGAAAAGCATTGATGTTACAAGAGACATTAAGACAGACATTCTTGACAAACTTGCCCATGCTgcttttgctataaaagcgtATCCTCAGCCTCATGAAGTTGAATCGATTGCAGTTGCTTTGATTACCAAATATCCGTGCCTCAGAGATGTCGATGGCAATGGTTATGATGGATGGCTTGGCAGTATCAGGAACAAGTTCAACAACTTCAGAGCAAAGCTGCGACTGGCTGGTTGCAGTGACGTTTCCCTTAATAGCAAAAGAAAGACAGATGGAGAGACTGGACCATACACACTGAAGAAGGCCAAACGTGGTGAGATTAATCATTTTCCTGAACATCCAAATCAGCAGGATGATGCCTCACTTGAACAGCAAAGAAAGCTCTTGGTGGAAGCATCAAAGAAAGCCAAAATCGATCAGAAATTCATAAGGGAAACAATGGAAATGACCTTTTCCCTGAGGAGAAGGGAGCTTGTTGATGACCAGCCGATGGTGACTGAAGTGCAGGACAGATGGcctgctttatttttcaaagagCAG ATTGATGCTGAGTTTTTTCGCATCACAAACAAGATGCTGTTGACGACATTCAGAGCTGCAGTGGACGAATACACTCCCAAACTACTTCGTCTGTACCGTGCCCGAAAAGCAGCCTTTGGAAAGGCTATGGAGGATGTCATGGCGAAGCTTGATGATGAG ACCTCTGACATCCTCTGGCACCGCAAAGACGCTGCTCTTCGAGGACTTCCAGTATTTCTCCGTGATGAACCTAAGGAACTCTTCAGAGAATGCCTT GAGACCGATGTAGATGATGTGGCTCTCCAGGGCGTGGCTGTGGGAATTCTTTATGTTCGTGAAGACTGTGGTCCAGGGACATCTACGCGAGTGCAAAACATTGCAGTCCTCCTCGAAGAGAGAGTGGTTTTGCAAGATCTCCCAGATACTCCAACTGCTCTGGCATACCTTTTTGGCCTCCTTTATGCCCTGAATATCTCCTACCCGAAGGCTCTGAAGTATACTTTCGAAACTTTGCAAAATATCTTCATGGAAATCGGTCCAAAATGCACACAGCGTGTGCGATCTCTGAAGAACAAACTTGCATTGTAA